The nucleotide window CGGTTTATGTATTCGAAACAGGTGGCACGACGGGCGTTCCCAAAAGTCGTATTGCGGTCGACGATTTTCGAACGGACTATTCGCTCTTCAGCGACACGCTACCGAATGAGTATTTCCCCAAGGGGGCGAACTGGTTGATGCTCGGTCCCAGCGGGCCGCGCCGACTGCGTTTGGCGGTCGAACATTTAGCGCAGCATCGCGAAGGAATCTGCTTCTGCATTGATCTCGATCCCCGTTGGGTGGTGAAGCTCATCAAGAAGGGGTGGATGGATCATCTGGAAGAATACAAAAAGCACTGCATCGATCAGGCGATCACCGTTCTTACTGCCGGCCACGACGTGAAGTGCATGTTTGGCACGCCGAAGCTAATCGAGTCGCTCTGTCTGGAACTAGAAGAACGTGGCACCAGCCTCGCGGAGCAAGGCATCACGGGGATCTTCTCAGGCGGCACGGAGTTCACACCGCAGTGGACGAAGTTCTGTGTTGAAGAACTCTTCGGCGGCCCGCCTGAGGAGAGCGGCATCTATATGACGCCCACCTACGGCAACACGCTGATGGGCTTGGCGTGCAGCGAGCCGGTCACAGCGGAGAACAAATACAAGATCACCTACCACGCCCCGCAGCCTCGAGCTGTTTTGGAAGTGGTCGACTTTGACAACACGGACGAACTGGTCGGTTACGGTGAAACGGGCCGTTCGAAACTGACGACACTCACGAAAGAGTTCTTCGTCCCTGGATTTCTGGAACGCGATGAAGGGGAGCGTGAGAAGCCTTACGAGAAGTACCCATGGGATGGGATCAGCGGAGTTCGGCCGTTCAGCCGGTTGGCCGGCGGGACAACTGTTGGGGTCTACTAATAACTCAATCATCATTCAATCATGATCGAACTACCAGCTATTCGTTGGGGCGAGCCCTACGAGTCTCTTGAAATTGACGAAGTGAATCACTTTTACACCGGCGAGCCGGTGGCGAAGGTGCATACCGTGGGGAGCGGGATCATTCGTCGCGATGCGAAGAAGGCGAAGAATGCGCGGCGTGCGTTGCAGGAAATGATGCCGGCGGAGTTGATTGCCAAATGCAAGAAGGCGGGCGAGCTGTTTGAAAGCGGCACGCTCACCGTTGGCGATTCGACTCAATCGCCGGCAGACTTTATCGCCCAACAATCGGCCACGACGGGGATGCCGATTTCGATGTGCGAGGCGAACGTTACGAAGAATGCCTTCGTATTGAAGAATCTTGAACAGATTCTCGACTGCCTGACGCGGGGACTCGATTTGAACATTCTCGCCCGCGGCTATGGCGAAGAGGGGCGCGGCGTGACGGTCAGTTATCAGGCCCAGTGCGATGCGTTGGGCGCGGTGTTGCCTTCGAACTCGCCCGGCGTGCATACGCTGTGGCTACCGGTGATTGCGTTGCAGATGGGGCTCGTGCTCAAGCCAGGTAGCAGCGAGCCGTGGACGCCCTATCGCGTGTTTTCCGCGATGGTCGAAGCGGGCATACCAAAGGAAGCGTTCTGTTTGTACCCGGGTGCCGGGGCGGATATTGGCGGGGCGATTCTTGCCAGTTGTCGTCGTTCAATGATCTTTGGCGGACCGCAGACGGTCGAGCAATACTCAGGCAATCCTAAGGTGCAGGTTCATGGCCCTGGCTTTAGCAAAGTAATCTTTGGCGACGATTGTGTGGACGATTGGGAGCGCCACATCGACCTGCTCGCCGACAGCGTTTATCGCAACGGCGGGCGGAGCTGTATCAACACGTCGAGCATCTATGCTTCCCGCCACACGAAAGAAATCGCTCAGGCCCTTGCGGAGAAGCTCGGTCCCATCGAAGTGCTACCGCCGGACGATCCGAATTCGGGACTAGCGGCGTTCACGATTGAAGGCTCCGCTAAAGCGATTTGGGGTGCGCTAGAAAACGACATTGAAGATTCTCAAGTCACTGAAATGACGGCCAAGTATGGTGAGCGGCTGGTTGAGAAGCCCCCCGTTGCTTACTTGCGTCCGGTGGTGCTACATCACGCTTCGCACGATTCTACTTCGCGCAATAAGGAGTACATGTTCCCGATGGTCAACGTCGTCGAGTGCCCTCAAGCGAAGATGCTCGACGCGATGGAGTATTCGCTCGTTTGCACGGCAATCACCGAGGATGAAGATTTCCGACGCGATCTGATGGCCAGCACGGAGATTGATCGTCTGAATTTAGGGCCTATTCCGACACCAAAACTTGATTGGCTGCAGCCGCATGAGGGGAATCTGATAGAGTTTCTGTATAATAATCGAGCGCTGCAGATTGCTTAAGATTCTTAGTCCACAGACGTTCGTAGTTCCGCCTTTAGGCGGCTTTTGAGTCAACGATCAATACAAACCATAGCGTCGCCTAAAGGCGGAGCTACGAACTTGATGAACGGATTTGATTTTCATTGCCCGACACGG belongs to Lacipirellulaceae bacterium and includes:
- a CDS encoding aldehyde dehydrogenase family protein, whose translation is MIELPAIRWGEPYESLEIDEVNHFYTGEPVAKVHTVGSGIIRRDAKKAKNARRALQEMMPAELIAKCKKAGELFESGTLTVGDSTQSPADFIAQQSATTGMPISMCEANVTKNAFVLKNLEQILDCLTRGLDLNILARGYGEEGRGVTVSYQAQCDALGAVLPSNSPGVHTLWLPVIALQMGLVLKPGSSEPWTPYRVFSAMVEAGIPKEAFCLYPGAGADIGGAILASCRRSMIFGGPQTVEQYSGNPKVQVHGPGFSKVIFGDDCVDDWERHIDLLADSVYRNGGRSCINTSSIYASRHTKEIAQALAEKLGPIEVLPPDDPNSGLAAFTIEGSAKAIWGALENDIEDSQVTEMTAKYGERLVEKPPVAYLRPVVLHHASHDSTSRNKEYMFPMVNVVECPQAKMLDAMEYSLVCTAITEDEDFRRDLMASTEIDRLNLGPIPTPKLDWLQPHEGNLIEFLYNNRALQIA